A region of Nostoc sp. 'Peltigera membranacea cyanobiont' N6 DNA encodes the following proteins:
- a CDS encoding pyridoxal-phosphate-dependent aminotransferase family protein has protein sequence MNDKLMLMIPGPTPVPEAALLALAKHPIGHRTSEFSNILAEVTENLKWLHQTQSDVLTLNVSGTGAVEAGIINFLSPGDRILVGSNGKFGERWVEVGQAYGLNVEEVKVEWGKPLDPSVFAEKLQADTQKQIKAVIITHSETSTGVLNDLEAINRHVKEHGEALIIVDAVTSLGAFNLPVDAWGLDIVASGSQKGYMIPPGLGFVSVSPKAWEAYKTAKLPKYYLDLGKYRKATAKNTTPFTPPVNLIVALHTTLRIMKEEGLESIFARHERLKNATRAAIQGLNLPLFAADSSASPAITAVAPQGIESDKIRSLMKKRFDIALAGGQDHLSNKIFRIGHLGFVSDRDILSCIASLEVTLTELGYEDFTPGSGIAAAVKVFSQS, from the coding sequence ATGAACGATAAGCTGATGCTAATGATTCCAGGCCCAACCCCGGTGCCAGAAGCTGCCTTACTGGCATTAGCCAAGCATCCGATTGGACACCGTACCAGTGAATTTAGCAACATATTGGCAGAGGTGACAGAAAACCTCAAGTGGCTGCATCAAACTCAAAGTGATGTGTTGACACTGAATGTCAGTGGTACGGGTGCTGTAGAAGCCGGAATAATTAATTTTCTTTCTCCAGGCGATCGCATTTTAGTTGGCTCTAATGGTAAATTTGGCGAACGTTGGGTAGAAGTTGGCCAAGCCTACGGTTTGAATGTAGAAGAAGTTAAGGTGGAATGGGGAAAACCATTAGACCCCTCAGTATTTGCCGAAAAACTCCAAGCAGATACCCAAAAGCAAATTAAAGCTGTAATTATTACTCACAGCGAAACCTCGACGGGTGTGTTGAATGACTTAGAAGCTATCAACCGCCATGTCAAAGAACACGGTGAAGCTTTAATTATCGTTGATGCCGTCACCAGCTTGGGTGCATTCAATCTCCCCGTGGATGCTTGGGGTTTGGATATAGTCGCCTCCGGTTCCCAAAAAGGTTATATGATTCCGCCAGGATTGGGTTTTGTCTCTGTCAGTCCCAAAGCTTGGGAAGCTTACAAAACTGCGAAGCTACCGAAATATTATTTGGATTTAGGCAAATATCGCAAAGCCACAGCCAAAAATACCACTCCATTTACTCCCCCAGTAAACTTGATCGTAGCGCTGCACACCACGTTACGAATTATGAAAGAGGAAGGCTTGGAGTCAATATTTGCTCGACACGAACGACTTAAAAATGCTACCCGCGCCGCCATTCAAGGGTTGAATTTACCCCTGTTTGCGGCAGATAGTTCTGCTAGTCCAGCAATTACAGCTGTAGCACCACAGGGAATTGAATCTGATAAGATTCGGTCATTGATGAAAAAACGCTTTGATATTGCCCTAGCAGGTGGTCAAGACCATTTGAGTAATAAGATTTTCCGCATTGGTCACTTGGGCTTTGTGAGCGATCGCGATATTCTTAGCTGTATAGCATCCTTAGAAGTTACCCTAACAGAACTTGGCTACGAAGACTTCACCCCTGGTTCTGGTATAGCAGCAGCAGTTAAAGTGTTTAGTCAGTCTTAA
- a CDS encoding TIGR04283 family arsenosugar biosynthesis glycosyltransferase, with product MSQNIDAAKISIIIAAINEARNIKETIATTQSRLNIEVILVDGGSQDDTVAIAQSLGVKVISSSPGRAVQMNAGAVASGGEILLFLHADTRLPTGFDEMICTALQQPGTVAGAFNLRIDAPLLSLRWVELGVKWRSHFCQMPYGDQAIFLTKESFQQIGGFPELPIMEDFELIRRLKTIGRIVIIPTPVITSARRWLQKGVFKTTLLNQLVIIAYLLGVSPERIRTWYRREKFKGIKLFLM from the coding sequence ATGAGTCAGAATATTGATGCTGCCAAAATTTCTATTATCATTGCGGCTATTAATGAAGCGAGGAATATTAAAGAAACAATTGCTACTACTCAAAGCCGTCTAAATATAGAAGTCATTTTAGTAGATGGTGGCTCTCAAGATGATACTGTAGCGATCGCTCAGTCATTAGGTGTCAAAGTTATCTCATCATCTCCCGGTCGGGCTGTGCAAATGAACGCGGGTGCTGTAGCGTCTGGCGGTGAGATTCTGCTATTTCTCCATGCAGATACCCGTTTACCGACTGGGTTTGATGAGATGATTTGCACAGCGCTACAACAGCCTGGGACTGTAGCTGGTGCATTTAATTTGCGGATTGATGCCCCACTTTTGAGTTTAAGGTGGGTGGAGTTGGGTGTAAAGTGGCGATCGCATTTTTGCCAAATGCCCTACGGCGACCAAGCAATTTTTTTAACCAAGGAATCATTTCAGCAAATTGGTGGTTTTCCTGAATTGCCTATCATGGAAGATTTTGAACTCATCCGTCGGTTAAAAACCATCGGACGCATTGTAATTATCCCTACACCAGTTATTACTTCAGCGCGTAGATGGTTGCAGAAGGGAGTATTCAAAACTACACTACTTAATCAATTAGTAATTATTGCTTATCTACTCGGCGTTTCACCTGAGCGAATTCGTACCTGGTATCGCCGAGAAAAATTTAAGGGAATTAAACTGTTTCTCATGTAG
- a CDS encoding TVP38/TMEM64 family protein has translation MKKRLLTSKLKLLLLSCLILTLIIVAKQLNIQGLLQTSVIWVESLGILGPIAYIVIYNLATLLFIPGSLLTLEGGFLFGVFWGSIYVLIAAMLGATLAFLVGRYLSRDWVSRQMDKHPKFKAIDLAVAKEGWKIVLLTRLSPVFPFNLLNYAFGVTQVSLKDYILGSFGIIPGTVMYVYIGSLAGNLAMINTTHQPTTPETQVWQWVMRVVGLIATVAVTVYITKVAQKALAQSVAIQEITIHDKTNNHSDI, from the coding sequence ATGAAGAAGCGTTTATTAACTTCTAAACTTAAACTGCTACTCCTAAGTTGCCTAATTCTCACTCTAATAATTGTCGCTAAACAGTTGAACATTCAGGGACTTCTACAGACCTCAGTCATTTGGGTTGAGAGTCTTGGAATTTTAGGGCCTATCGCTTACATAGTTATTTACAACTTGGCAACATTACTGTTTATACCAGGTTCCCTCTTAACGCTCGAAGGTGGTTTTCTGTTTGGAGTATTTTGGGGGTCAATATATGTGCTAATTGCTGCAATGCTTGGAGCAACCTTGGCTTTTCTCGTTGGCCGCTACCTTTCGCGAGATTGGGTTTCTCGACAAATGGACAAACATCCTAAATTTAAAGCGATTGATTTAGCAGTTGCTAAAGAAGGATGGAAAATTGTCTTGCTAACTCGTCTCTCTCCCGTTTTTCCTTTCAATTTATTGAATTACGCTTTTGGAGTAACACAGGTTTCTCTGAAAGACTATATATTAGGTTCCTTTGGGATTATTCCCGGTACTGTAATGTACGTTTATATTGGTTCTTTAGCTGGTAATCTTGCCATGATTAACACGACTCATCAACCAACTACTCCAGAAACTCAAGTTTGGCAATGGGTAATGCGAGTAGTTGGGTTAATTGCTACCGTTGCCGTAACGGTCTATATCACAAAAGTAGCTCAAAAAGCATTAGCTCAAAGTGTAGCAATCCAAGAAATAACAATCCATGACAAAACTAACAATCATTCAGATATTTAA
- a CDS encoding TVP38/TMEM64 family protein gives MTKLTIIQIFKSIDFKYLQKFFSLSTLILLILVSAFLLNTDSAFAQESLNPNSFNPQAILREALQWIDSLGALGAIAFIAIYIIATVAFFPGSILTLGAGVIFGAVWGSLYVFIGATLGATAAFLVGRYLARGWVAGKIADNKKFAAIDQAVGREGLKIVLLTRLSPIFPFNLLNYAFGITGVSLKDYFIGSVGMIPGTIMYVYIGSLAGNLAMIGTEAQPTNPTLQWVIRILGLIATVAVTVYVTRIARKALEEEL, from the coding sequence ATGACAAAACTAACAATCATTCAGATATTTAAAAGTATTGATTTCAAATACTTGCAGAAGTTTTTTAGTCTAAGTACATTAATATTATTGATATTGGTAAGCGCTTTTTTATTAAATACAGACTCGGCTTTTGCACAAGAATCTCTAAATCCAAATTCTTTTAATCCCCAAGCTATTTTACGCGAAGCCTTGCAGTGGATTGATAGCTTGGGTGCGTTGGGAGCCATAGCTTTTATTGCCATTTATATTATCGCTACCGTCGCTTTTTTCCCAGGTTCTATTCTCACCTTGGGAGCGGGTGTAATTTTTGGTGCAGTTTGGGGTTCTCTCTACGTATTTATCGGTGCGACCCTTGGCGCTACTGCTGCTTTCCTTGTGGGACGTTATTTAGCAAGGGGCTGGGTCGCTGGTAAAATCGCAGATAACAAAAAATTTGCCGCTATTGACCAAGCAGTTGGTAGAGAAGGATTAAAAATTGTCCTGTTAACGAGACTCTCACCCATATTTCCTTTCAATTTATTAAATTATGCCTTTGGCATCACGGGAGTATCACTTAAAGATTACTTCATCGGCTCTGTAGGCATGATTCCCGGAACTATTATGTACGTTTATATAGGTTCCCTTGCAGGTAATTTAGCCATGATTGGTACTGAAGCTCAACCTACCAACCCAACTTTACAATGGGTAATTCGGATTTTGGGTTTGATTGCGACAGTCGCCGTTACAGTTTATGTCACCCGAATTGCACGCAAAGCTTTAGAAGAGGAATTGTAG
- a CDS encoding mercuric reductase — translation MTNSDLERVTVRPTDEYNQKLVSYVHPPNWVNPQPADVYDLVVIGAGTAGLVVAAGAAGLDLGLKVALIEKHLMGGDCLNVGCVPSKTIIRSARVVGEIWDAKELGVNIPQHNIDIDIDFPKVMARMRRVRADISHNDSAERFQKLGVDVFLGSGRFASKNTVEVGDKTLRFKKAVIATGARAAQLSIPGIEKAGYLTNETVFSLIQRPERLAVIGGGPIGCELAQAFRRLGSEVVLFHSGSHLLNKEDAEAAEILQKVLISEGIRVVLNSKLEEVVTVTQGKRLYFSSNGHRDSVTVDEILVGAGRSPNVEGLNLESVGVKYDKRQGVKVNDYLQTTNPKIYAAGDICMNWKFTHAADAAARIVIKNTLFSPFGLGRSKLSSLVMPWVTYTDPEIAHVGMSEHEAQKLGIEVTTIKIPFNSVDRAIADGEESGFLKIHHKKGSDEIIGATIIASHAGETISEITTAIVNKIGLSKLSSVIHPYPTQAEAIKKAADAYRRTLLTSNAKKLLGFLTKLS, via the coding sequence ATGACCAATTCAGATTTAGAGAGAGTCACGGTTCGCCCAACGGATGAGTATAACCAAAAGTTAGTATCTTACGTCCATCCGCCAAACTGGGTTAATCCTCAACCGGCAGATGTTTATGATTTAGTAGTAATTGGGGCTGGTACGGCGGGATTAGTTGTAGCTGCGGGGGCTGCGGGTTTGGATTTGGGTTTAAAAGTGGCGTTAATTGAAAAGCATCTCATGGGTGGAGATTGCTTAAATGTTGGTTGCGTACCATCTAAAACGATTATTCGGTCTGCCCGCGTCGTTGGCGAAATCTGGGATGCTAAAGAATTGGGAGTTAATATTCCCCAACATAATATTGATATTGATATTGATTTTCCCAAAGTCATGGCCAGGATGCGGCGGGTAAGGGCTGATATTAGTCATAATGACTCGGCGGAGCGGTTTCAAAAGTTAGGTGTCGATGTCTTTTTAGGTAGCGGTCGATTTGCAAGTAAAAATACCGTGGAAGTTGGCGACAAAACCCTCCGGTTTAAAAAAGCTGTAATTGCTACTGGCGCAAGAGCCGCACAACTTTCGATTCCGGGAATTGAAAAGGCGGGTTATCTAACTAATGAGACGGTTTTTTCTCTAATTCAACGACCGGAACGTTTGGCGGTGATTGGTGGCGGCCCCATTGGTTGCGAATTAGCGCAAGCTTTCCGGCGCTTGGGTTCTGAAGTGGTACTTTTCCATAGCGGTTCTCATCTGTTGAATAAAGAAGACGCTGAAGCTGCTGAAATTCTGCAAAAGGTTTTAATTAGCGAAGGAATTCGCGTGGTTTTGAATTCCAAATTAGAAGAAGTGGTAACTGTTACTCAGGGGAAACGGCTTTACTTTTCCTCCAATGGTCATCGAGATTCGGTGACAGTAGATGAAATTTTAGTCGGTGCGGGGCGATCGCCAAATGTGGAAGGTTTAAATTTAGAATCAGTGGGGGTGAAATACGACAAGCGCCAAGGTGTAAAGGTAAATGATTACCTCCAGACGACCAATCCCAAAATTTATGCGGCTGGCGATATCTGCATGAACTGGAAATTTACCCATGCTGCTGATGCGGCGGCGCGGATTGTAATTAAAAATACGCTGTTTTCTCCCTTTGGTTTAGGGCGCTCGAAACTCAGTAGTCTGGTGATGCCGTGGGTAACTTATACTGACCCAGAAATTGCCCACGTAGGCATGTCCGAACACGAGGCGCAGAAATTAGGTATTGAAGTGACGACAATCAAGATACCTTTTAATAGTGTAGACCGAGCGATCGCCGATGGTGAAGAGTCAGGATTTCTCAAAATCCACCATAAAAAGGGGTCTGATGAAATTATCGGTGCAACTATTATTGCCAGTCATGCGGGTGAAACGATCTCAGAAATAACTACAGCAATAGTGAATAAAATCGGCTTGAGTAAATTAAGCAGTGTGATTCATCCTTATCCCACTCAAGCCGAAGCTATAAAAAAGGCGGCTGATGCTTATCGCCGCACACTCTTAACATCAAATGCCAAAAAACTATTGGGATTTTTGACAAAGTTATCTTGA
- a CDS encoding PA14 domain-containing protein has translation MNDSQVLNQQLSVAASPTVTPSALQTIDPPQSNIARASASALSQGNGLKAEYYDNIDFTNLKVTRIDPTVNFLWGAGSPDPSIGADTFSARWTGQVEAKYSETYNFYTTADDGVRLSVNGQQIINKFVDQSTTESSGSIALVAGQKYDIKLEYYENQYSAVSQLAWSSNSQAKQIIPQSQLYSNLNAPGNGNGLQAQYYDNADFTNLKVTRTDPTVNFAWGAGSPDPSIGVDTFSARWTGQVQAQYSETYNFSTNSDDGVRLWVNNQLLINKFVDQSTTENSGSIALVAGQKYDIKLEYYDNQYSAVSQLSWSSNSQTKQIIPQSQLYSPESPTTITLGSASTTVNEGAGNAIITLLRTGDLSGTSSIKYATFSGTATAGVDYGSEGTESGGTVIFAPGQSSRQVAIPINDDSLAEADETFNFVIEQPDGAALGLQRTLQITIQDNDRSGIDFSQPVVNEGDGTATVIATRGNATGAASVNYVTVDGTAKAGSDYQAVSGTLSFAAGQVSKTIVIPIINDNVGESNEAFTLKFSNAVGVQLTNQQTTITILDNDSGKFVIDSVASGLTQPTAFDWTSDGSTMFIAQKDGVVRIMKNGSLLATPFIDISDEVSDVNDRGLLSIAVHPDFGKNPNGNNYVYLLYSYDPPETDPKNPKNNPNTTLDDRDKRANRTGRLTRVTADPNTNYTTAIAGSEVVLIGTNGTWDNISHPDGDSTDVTLGYAPSGIINKDTGKLFTSLQDYLNNLDKVQNIQNFVANDSASHSVGTVKFGTDGSLFVSFGDGTSYNGIDPRAIRVQDIDNLSGKLLHIDAITGKGLSSNPFYNGDPNSNRSKVYDFGLRNPFRFTIDKTTNTPYIGDVGFSTYEEVNIGKPGQNFGWPFYEGGLDANGNIVSLKQPKYAVLDAAQDFYNSGKAVTAPAYTYKHYSSNSIIVGDFYTGSTFPSIYQGSLFVGDFSQGTIDALKFDSNGKVVSVNRFATLTAEQGVPTQLTTGQDGNLYFANIVTGEIDRFRPV, from the coding sequence ATGAATGATTCACAGGTTCTTAATCAACAGTTGTCAGTAGCTGCAAGTCCAACAGTTACTCCATCAGCCCTACAAACCATCGATCCACCACAATCCAATATTGCTCGCGCTAGCGCCAGTGCGCTCTCTCAGGGAAATGGACTTAAAGCAGAGTACTACGATAATATCGACTTCACAAACCTGAAGGTAACTCGCATAGATCCGACAGTAAACTTTCTCTGGGGTGCTGGTTCTCCAGATCCTTCCATAGGTGCAGATACCTTCTCAGCCCGTTGGACAGGTCAGGTAGAAGCCAAGTATAGCGAGACTTACAACTTCTACACCACTGCTGATGATGGTGTACGATTGTCAGTGAATGGTCAGCAAATCATTAATAAGTTTGTCGATCAATCTACCACAGAATCTAGTGGCTCGATCGCACTGGTTGCTGGTCAAAAGTACGATATTAAACTCGAATACTACGAAAATCAATACAGTGCCGTTTCCCAGTTGGCTTGGTCAAGCAATTCTCAGGCAAAGCAAATCATTCCTCAGTCACAACTGTATAGTAATCTCAACGCACCTGGTAATGGCAACGGACTACAAGCCCAGTATTACGACAACGCCGACTTCACCAACCTGAAGGTAACTCGCACAGATCCGACAGTGAACTTTGCTTGGGGGGCTGGTTCTCCAGATCCATCTATCGGTGTAGATACCTTTTCAGCCCGTTGGACAGGTCAGGTGCAAGCTCAGTATAGCGAGACTTACAATTTTTCTACCAATAGTGATGATGGTGTGCGACTGTGGGTTAATAATCAACTACTCATCAATAAGTTTGTCGATCAATCTACCACAGAAAATAGTGGCTCGATCGCATTAGTTGCAGGTCAGAAGTATGACATTAAACTCGAATACTACGACAATCAATACAGCGCCGTTTCCCAACTGTCTTGGTCAAGCAATTCTCAGACAAAGCAAATCATTCCTCAATCTCAACTGTATTCGCCGGAATCTCCAACCACCATCACATTAGGATCGGCTTCCACGACTGTGAACGAAGGTGCTGGTAATGCCATCATCACCTTACTGAGAACAGGTGATTTAAGCGGCACATCTTCAATCAAGTATGCCACCTTCTCTGGTACTGCCACAGCAGGAGTTGACTACGGAAGTGAAGGCACTGAAAGCGGTGGAACAGTTATTTTTGCACCAGGACAAAGCAGCAGACAGGTAGCTATTCCCATCAATGACGATTCTTTAGCAGAAGCAGATGAAACATTTAATTTTGTTATTGAGCAGCCAGATGGGGCAGCATTAGGACTCCAAAGAACTCTCCAAATTACGATTCAAGATAACGATCGCTCTGGCATCGATTTCAGTCAGCCAGTAGTTAATGAAGGTGATGGTACTGCTACGGTTATAGCTACACGCGGTAACGCTACCGGAGCCGCTAGTGTGAACTACGTAACCGTGGATGGAACTGCGAAAGCGGGATCTGACTACCAGGCTGTATCTGGAACCTTGTCTTTTGCAGCAGGACAAGTCAGCAAGACAATTGTTATCCCCATAATTAATGACAATGTTGGGGAATCAAATGAAGCATTTACTTTGAAGTTTAGTAATGCAGTTGGAGTCCAACTAACTAATCAACAGACAACTATCACTATTCTTGATAATGACTCTGGTAAGTTTGTTATAGATTCGGTAGCTTCTGGTTTGACTCAACCCACAGCTTTTGACTGGACATCTGATGGTAGTACCATGTTCATTGCCCAGAAAGATGGGGTAGTGCGAATAATGAAAAATGGCAGTTTATTAGCAACACCATTTATCGATATTTCTGACGAGGTAAGTGATGTTAACGATCGCGGTTTGTTAAGCATTGCCGTCCACCCAGATTTTGGCAAAAATCCAAATGGTAACAACTACGTTTACCTGTTGTATAGTTACGATCCACCAGAAACCGATCCAAAAAACCCTAAGAACAATCCCAATACCACATTGGACGATCGCGACAAGAGAGCGAATCGAACTGGAAGGCTAACTCGCGTCACAGCCGATCCCAACACTAATTACACTACTGCCATTGCTGGCAGTGAAGTTGTGCTGATAGGCACAAATGGTACTTGGGATAATATCAGCCACCCAGATGGAGATAGCACAGATGTCACACTTGGCTACGCACCATCAGGAATTATCAACAAAGATACTGGTAAGCTGTTTACCAGCTTGCAAGATTATCTCAATAATCTTGATAAAGTCCAAAATATCCAGAATTTTGTCGCCAACGATAGCGCATCTCACTCAGTTGGGACTGTGAAGTTTGGTACTGATGGTTCTCTGTTTGTTAGCTTCGGAGATGGCACTTCCTACAATGGCATAGATCCGCGAGCAATTCGCGTCCAGGATATCGATAATCTGTCCGGTAAGCTTTTGCATATTGATGCGATTACAGGTAAAGGTTTATCAAGTAATCCTTTCTACAATGGCGATCCCAATAGCAATCGTTCCAAGGTCTATGACTTTGGTCTGCGTAACCCCTTCCGGTTCACAATTGATAAGACCACCAATACCCCCTATATCGGTGATGTTGGCTTCAGTACTTATGAAGAGGTGAATATCGGAAAACCAGGACAAAACTTTGGCTGGCCATTCTATGAAGGTGGTCTTGATGCCAATGGCAATATTGTCAGCCTGAAACAACCAAAATATGCTGTCCTAGATGCGGCGCAAGATTTTTATAATAGTGGCAAAGCAGTTACAGCGCCAGCTTACACCTACAAGCATTATTCTTCCAATTCGATTATTGTGGGTGACTTTTACACAGGTAGTACTTTCCCCTCAATCTATCAAGGATCTTTATTCGTTGGTGATTTCAGTCAAGGAACTATCGATGCTTTGAAATTCGATAGTAACGGCAAAGTTGTCTCAGTTAATCGGTTTGCTACCCTGACAGCAGAACAAGGAGTGCCTACACAACTTACCACTGGACAGGATGGCAATCTGTATTTCGCAAACATCGTCACAGGCGAGATCGATCGCTTCCGACCTGTTTAG
- a CDS encoding SDR family oxidoreductase, which translates to MPKSKEKKSQPAQQQQPPGVESEMTPKPKADDAQYRGSAKLQDKVALITGADSGIGRAVAIAFAKEGADVAILYLNEHDDAKETKHLVEKQGRRAVTIAGDIGDETFCQQAIQQTVGEFGKLDILINNAAEQHPKESIEEITKEQLERTFRTNIFSMFFMTKAALKHLQAGSSIINTTSVTAYKGSPQLLDYSSTKGAIVAFTRSLSQNLVSKGIRVNAVAPGPIWTPLIPSTFPKEKVETFGKQVPMQRAGQPEEVAPSYVYLASDDASYVSGQVLHVNGGDVVNG; encoded by the coding sequence ATGCCTAAATCAAAAGAGAAAAAATCACAACCTGCACAACAACAACAACCACCAGGTGTTGAATCAGAAATGACACCAAAACCGAAAGCAGATGATGCCCAGTATCGGGGTAGTGCCAAGCTACAAGATAAAGTAGCATTAATTACGGGTGCTGATAGTGGTATTGGTCGTGCTGTAGCGATCGCATTTGCTAAAGAAGGTGCAGATGTGGCGATTCTTTACCTAAACGAACACGACGATGCCAAAGAAACAAAACATTTGGTAGAAAAACAAGGCCGCCGTGCAGTAACCATCGCAGGGGATATTGGGGATGAAACTTTTTGTCAGCAAGCTATCCAACAAACAGTTGGTGAGTTTGGCAAACTGGATATTCTCATCAACAACGCCGCCGAACAACATCCGAAAGAAAGTATCGAGGAAATCACCAAAGAACAACTAGAGCGCACTTTCCGTACTAATATATTCTCGATGTTTTTCATGACTAAAGCTGCACTCAAGCATTTACAAGCAGGCAGTTCTATCATCAATACTACATCGGTTACAGCTTATAAAGGTAGCCCACAACTACTAGATTATTCCTCTACAAAAGGTGCGATCGTTGCCTTCACTCGCTCCTTATCACAAAATTTGGTGTCAAAAGGAATTCGCGTTAATGCTGTCGCCCCAGGACCGATTTGGACACCTCTAATTCCTTCAACTTTTCCCAAAGAAAAAGTTGAAACTTTTGGAAAACAAGTACCAATGCAACGAGCCGGACAACCAGAAGAAGTTGCACCTAGCTACGTATATTTAGCCTCTGATGATGCTTCTTATGTCTCTGGACAAGTGTTACATGTCAATGGTGGAGATGTTGTAAATGGATAA
- a CDS encoding peptide ligase PGM1-related protein produces MAILDISDLEQVEKFHHLQLTLSDRWKTIESFDNSEADILIIPSLSLDQRELQKIEGCEHYEERLLFSLIRLQNPRTRLVYVTSVPLHPSIIDYYLQLLPGIPFSHARNRLLLLSTYDSSLKPLSQKILERPRLLERIHQSLRLDKSFMICYNSSHWEGELSVKLGVPLYAAAPDLQTWGTKSGSRQIFAESGVPYPDGTEKIWNHTDLAEATGDLWERQPTLKRVVVKLNEGISGEGNALLDLRPIENLAPGKGTHAQRVEAISDRFSTMRFQAKQETWDNFSGRIPELGAITEAFVEGETKRSPSVQGRITPTGEVEILSTHDQILGGPDGQIYLGCRFPADESYRLELQQLGLQVGRKLAEKGTLERFGVDFIAVDKGNGEWDIQAIEINLRKGGTTHPFMTLKLLTNGRYDLSTGLFYSQQGRPKYYIATDNLQKERYQGLLPNDLMDIIAHHRLHFDSGTETGTVFHLMGCLSQFGKLGLTSIGDSPQQAQDIYNKVVKVLDEETRSENHDFSAFSDYSFPVAWDEHS; encoded by the coding sequence ATGGCAATACTAGATATTTCCGACTTAGAGCAGGTTGAAAAGTTTCACCACTTACAATTAACCTTAAGCGATCGCTGGAAAACGATCGAGTCATTTGACAATAGTGAAGCGGATATTTTAATTATTCCCTCCCTAAGTCTCGACCAGCGCGAACTCCAAAAGATCGAAGGCTGCGAGCATTATGAAGAAAGATTACTATTCTCCTTAATTCGATTGCAGAATCCCCGGACTCGACTGGTTTATGTAACATCAGTACCCTTGCATCCGAGTATCATTGATTATTATCTGCAACTGTTGCCAGGAATTCCTTTTTCTCATGCTCGCAATCGCTTGCTGCTACTTTCTACTTATGATTCCTCTCTTAAGCCTCTGAGCCAAAAGATTTTAGAACGTCCCCGCTTGCTAGAGCGGATTCATCAATCTTTGAGGCTAGACAAATCGTTTATGATCTGCTACAATTCTTCGCACTGGGAAGGCGAATTGTCTGTAAAATTGGGTGTACCACTGTATGCTGCCGCACCAGATTTACAAACTTGGGGGACAAAAAGTGGCAGTCGGCAAATCTTCGCTGAAAGCGGAGTACCGTATCCAGATGGCACCGAAAAAATTTGGAACCACACAGATTTGGCAGAAGCTACCGGTGATTTGTGGGAACGACAACCGACATTAAAACGGGTAGTGGTGAAACTCAACGAAGGCATTTCGGGAGAGGGGAATGCATTGTTGGATCTTAGACCAATTGAGAATTTAGCACCAGGTAAAGGGACTCATGCCCAAAGGGTAGAGGCAATTAGCGATCGCTTCTCAACAATGCGCTTTCAAGCAAAACAAGAGACTTGGGATAATTTTTCGGGAAGAATCCCGGAATTAGGGGCAATCACCGAAGCATTTGTGGAAGGGGAAACTAAGCGATCGCCCAGCGTCCAAGGACGGATTACACCCACCGGCGAAGTGGAAATCCTTTCAACCCACGACCAAATTCTTGGAGGCCCAGACGGTCAAATTTATCTTGGTTGTCGCTTTCCGGCTGATGAAAGCTATCGATTGGAATTACAGCAATTGGGGCTACAAGTTGGCAGAAAGTTAGCAGAGAAAGGCACTTTAGAGCGATTTGGCGTAGATTTTATCGCCGTTGACAAGGGTAACGGAGAGTGGGATATTCAGGCGATCGAAATTAACCTGCGTAAAGGCGGTACAACTCATCCATTCATGACTCTGAAATTATTAACGAATGGTCGCTATGACCTTTCCACAGGTTTATTTTATAGTCAGCAAGGTCGTCCTAAATACTACATCGCCACTGATAATCTCCAAAAAGAGCGCTATCAGGGATTATTGCCTAATGATTTGATGGATATCATTGCTCACCACAGACTGCACTTCGACAGTGGTACAGAAACAGGCACAGTATTTCATCTTATGGGTTGCCTTTCGCAGTTTGGCAAGTTGGGATTAACCAGTATTGGTGATTCTCCACAACAAGCACAAGACATTTATAACAAAGTTGTCAAAGTTCTTGATGAAGAAACCCGCAGCGAAAATCATGATTTCTCGGCGTTTTCAGATTATTCTTTTCCCGTCGCTTGGGATGAACATAGTTAA
- a CDS encoding DUF5340 domain-containing protein translates to MEQIPLPSPIHYELILQLLERQTMLAVNDNPDLRHQVNQLIITLRKAAVQQKRLEEICEFTSVTVDHRWSINHQKDNKVVAPD, encoded by the coding sequence ATGGAGCAAATTCCTCTACCTTCACCTATTCACTACGAACTTATACTTCAACTTTTAGAAAGACAAACTATGTTAGCAGTCAATGATAATCCAGATTTACGACATCAGGTAAATCAACTAATTATCACTCTGCGTAAAGCTGCGGTGCAACAAAAGCGACTAGAAGAAATTTGCGAGTTTACCTCTGTGACTGTCGATCACCGTTGGTCAATTAACCATCAGAAGGATAATAAAGTTGTTGCCCCCGATTGA